A part of Deltaproteobacteria bacterium genomic DNA contains:
- a CDS encoding carbon starvation protein A: protein MLILIVVAVVLAWFYLAYRFYGKFLQDRLIEADDNRPTPAVALEDGVDFVPARKMFLWGHHFSSIAGAGPIVGPIIAVSIYGWALPTLWIALGCVFIGGVHDYMSLMLSVRHQGRGIAEIAGTTVGKGTRIIFGLLLWLTLIFIITVFAESSATALIKKPELVIPTAGVCIVAMLLGQAVYRLKLNTTVATILAVAAMYGLVWVGFHYPLALPADWSPELKENTVVVILFAYCAVASLLPVWFLLQPRDFLSAIQLFVGLVLGFVGVIVVHPEISAPAMTGGFIAGNNPVWPMLFITVACGAVSGFHTMVATGTTSKQLAKETDGRIVGYGGMLMEGVLAFLVVLVVGAGLKWGLAPEGTDAAVAVEQYFGSALSQGWIVAFGSGFGNLAGHVVPGLGVGLAALLGASMVKTFVMTSLDTSTRLGRFIFCETLAPNSRLINNKIVGTAVVVIPSLFLALSNDYQTIWKMFGASNQLIAAIALIVISAYLAGKRKPTVYTFLPAVFMTATTLAALGWNMFNPKTGYFTGPAKDATLGIIAVALVVMALVIFVESTMIIARIRSGKGKARVDARP from the coding sequence ATGCTCATCCTGATTGTTGTCGCCGTGGTTCTGGCTTGGTTTTACCTGGCCTACCGCTTTTATGGGAAATTCCTTCAGGACAGGCTGATCGAGGCCGATGACAATCGGCCTACCCCGGCCGTGGCCCTGGAGGACGGAGTCGATTTTGTCCCGGCCCGAAAGATGTTTCTCTGGGGCCATCATTTCTCGTCCATTGCCGGGGCCGGGCCAATTGTCGGGCCGATCATCGCCGTTTCCATCTACGGCTGGGCCCTGCCGACCCTGTGGATCGCCCTGGGCTGCGTGTTCATCGGTGGAGTCCATGACTACATGTCCCTCATGCTCTCGGTCCGTCACCAGGGCCGGGGCATTGCCGAGATCGCCGGGACGACCGTGGGCAAGGGGACCAGAATCATCTTCGGCCTGCTTCTCTGGCTGACGCTCATCTTCATCATCACCGTTTTCGCCGAGAGTTCGGCCACGGCGCTCATCAAGAAACCCGAACTGGTCATTCCCACGGCCGGGGTCTGCATCGTGGCCATGCTTCTGGGCCAGGCCGTGTACAGGCTGAAGCTGAACACCACCGTGGCCACGATTCTGGCCGTGGCGGCCATGTACGGCCTGGTCTGGGTCGGATTTCATTATCCGCTGGCCCTGCCGGCGGACTGGAGCCCGGAGCTCAAGGAGAACACGGTCGTCGTCATCCTTTTCGCCTATTGCGCCGTGGCTTCGCTTCTGCCGGTCTGGTTCCTGCTCCAGCCCAGGGACTTCCTCTCGGCCATTCAGCTCTTTGTCGGTCTGGTTCTGGGCTTCGTCGGGGTCATCGTGGTCCACCCCGAGATCTCGGCCCCGGCCATGACCGGAGGGTTCATAGCCGGAAACAACCCGGTCTGGCCGATGCTGTTCATCACCGTGGCCTGCGGGGCGGTCAGCGGGTTCCACACCATGGTGGCCACGGGCACGACCTCCAAGCAGCTGGCCAAGGAGACCGACGGCAGGATCGTGGGCTACGGCGGGATGCTCATGGAGGGGGTTTTGGCCTTTCTGGTGGTCCTGGTGGTCGGGGCCGGACTCAAGTGGGGCCTGGCTCCGGAGGGAACGGACGCGGCCGTGGCCGTGGAGCAATATTTCGGAAGCGCCCTGTCCCAAGGCTGGATCGTGGCCTTTGGCAGCGGGTTCGGAAATCTGGCTGGGCACGTCGTCCCCGGCCTCGGAGTGGGGCTGGCCGCCCTGCTCGGGGCCTCCATGGTCAAGACATTCGTCATGACCTCCCTGGACACCTCGACCCGGCTCGGCCGGTTCATTTTCTGCGAGACCCTGGCCCCGAATTCCAGGCTGATCAATAACAAGATCGTTGGAACGGCCGTGGTGGTGATCCCATCCCTTTTTCTGGCCCTGTCCAACGACTACCAGACCATCTGGAAGATGTTCGGGGCCTCCAACCAGCTCATCGCGGCCATCGCCCTGATCGTCATCAGCGCCTACCTGGCCGGAAAACGGAAGCCAACGGTCTACACCTTCCTTCCGGCTGTGTTCATGACCGCCACGACCCTGGCCGCCTTGGGCTGGAACATGTTCAACCCGAAGACCGGCTATTTCACCGGCCCGGCCAAGGACGCGACCCTGGGGATCATCGCCGTGGCCCTGGTGGTCATGGCCCTAGTCATCTTCGTCGAATCGACCATGATCATCGCGCGGATTCGTTCGGGGAAGGGAAAGGCAAGGGTGGATGCTCGGCCGTAG